TCGGGTGGGATCCGGCGCCGGGAACGGGTCCGCGGGTGGTTCACGACCCACACACCGCACACCCCAGCAGCCCGGGAGAATCCATGTCCGAGAATCCGGCCCTGACCCAGCTCCGCGAGGAGGAGCAGTTCTTCTACGAGACGGTGCGCGACTTCGCCCGCGAGAAAGTGCTGCCGCTGCGCGAGCAGATGGACCACGACGGCAAGATGGACCCCAAGCTGCTGAAAAGCCTGTGGGAAATGGGGTTGATGGGCATCGAGATCCCCGACAAGTGGGGCGGCTCCGAAGGCAGCTTCTTCATGAGTTGCCTGGCCATCGAAGCCATGTCCACGGTGGACGCCGCCGTGGCCGTGGTGGTGGACGTGCAGAACACGCTGGTGATCAACGCCCTGCTCCGCTGGGGCAGCGAGGACGTCAAGTCGCGCTATCTGCCGCTGCTGGCGGAGAAGTGGCTGGGTGCCTACGCCCTCTCCGAGGCGGGCTCGGGCAGCGACGCCTTCGGCCTGGGCTGCCGCGCCGAGGAGCAGGACGACCACTTCGTGCTGAACGGCCAGAAGCTCTGGATCACCAACGCCGGCGAGGCGGACCTCTTCCTGGTTTTCGCCAACATCAACCCCGCCGCCGGCCACAAGGGCATCACGGCCTTCCTGGTGGAGCGCGGCTTCGCGGGCTTCTCAGTGGGCAAGAAGGAAGACAAGCTGGGCATCCGTGCCTCCTCCACCTGCGAATTGGTGCTGAAGGACTGCCGCGTGCCCAAGGCCAACGTGCTGGGCAAGCCGGGCGTGGGCTACAAGGTGGCCATCGAGACCCTGAACGAGGGCCGGATCGGCATCGGC
This sequence is a window from Candidatus Delongbacteria bacterium. Protein-coding genes within it:
- a CDS encoding acyl-CoA dehydrogenase family protein, whose amino-acid sequence is MSENPALTQLREEEQFFYETVRDFAREKVLPLREQMDHDGKMDPKLLKSLWEMGLMGIEIPDKWGGSEGSFFMSCLAIEAMSTVDAAVAVVVDVQNTLVINALLRWGSEDVKSRYLPLLAEKWLGAYALSEAGSGSDAFGLGCRAEEQDDHFVLNGQKLWITNAGEADLFLVFANINPAAGHKGITAFLVERGFAGFSVGKKEDKLGIRASSTCELVLKDCRVPKANVLGKPGVGYKVAIETLNEGRIGIGAQMVGLAQGCLDYTKNYLNERKQFNKPLAAFQGVQFQFAQAAAELEAARLCVYNAARLRETGKPFVREAAVAKLISSQMAQRVTSLCVDLLGGYGFVKEYPVEKFYRDAKIGTIYEGTTNMQLMTIAKLLLG